One stretch of Jiangella gansuensis DSM 44835 DNA includes these proteins:
- a CDS encoding NADH-quinone oxidoreductase subunit C, which translates to MPAEPEGPVLPPEHPSRRGMFGAYGGSGDTSGYGRLVVRDTNPIRGESTPRPWADHLEQIGDDVSAALAAVDSSDDEAFEKVVADRGQLTFFVRREKLAEVARMFRDDPGLRFEMCVGLNGVHYPEETDRELHVVYQLLSITHNRRVNLEVVCPDADPHIPSVVSTYPSANWHERETYDFFGVIFDGHPALTRIEMPDDWPGHPQRKDYPLGGIPVEYKGATIAPPDERRAYN; encoded by the coding sequence CTGCCCGCTGAGCCGGAAGGCCCGGTGCTGCCCCCGGAACACCCGTCCCGGCGCGGCATGTTCGGCGCCTACGGCGGTTCCGGCGACACCTCCGGCTACGGCCGGCTGGTGGTCCGCGACACCAACCCGATCCGCGGTGAGTCGACCCCGCGGCCGTGGGCCGACCACCTCGAGCAGATCGGCGACGACGTCAGCGCGGCCCTGGCCGCGGTGGACAGCAGCGACGACGAGGCGTTCGAGAAGGTCGTGGCCGACCGCGGCCAGCTCACGTTCTTCGTGCGGCGCGAGAAGCTCGCGGAGGTGGCCCGGATGTTCCGCGACGACCCCGGGCTGCGGTTCGAGATGTGCGTCGGCCTCAACGGGGTGCACTACCCGGAGGAGACCGACCGCGAGCTGCACGTCGTCTACCAACTGCTCTCCATCACCCACAACCGGCGGGTCAACCTCGAGGTGGTCTGCCCCGACGCCGACCCGCACATCCCCTCGGTCGTCTCCACGTACCCGTCGGCAAACTGGCACGAGCGGGAGACGTACGACTTCTTCGGGGTCATCTTCGACGGCCACCCGGCGCTGACCCGTATCGAGATGCCGGACGACTGGCCCGGTCACCCGCAGCGCAAGGACTACCCGCTCGGCGGGATCCCGGTCGAGTACAAGGGCGCGACCATCGCACCGCCGGACGAGCGGAGGGCGTACAACTGA
- the nuoE gene encoding NADH-quinone oxidoreductase subunit NuoE, whose translation MTNVETKLDDKARAEMLEIVARYPEARSALLPMLHLVQSYEGYVTPAGIELCAEVLGITEAEVAAVATFYTMYKRRPVGEYHVGVCTNTLCAVMGGDAIWDEVSEHLGVGHDETTDDGQVSLERVECNAACDYAPVVMVNWEFVDNQTPQSARELVDRLRAGEVVESTRGPRICSWKQAERVLAGFPDGLATDGVAAGPASLTGLELAHEHGWTAPEGGQREIGGSGK comes from the coding sequence ATGACCAACGTGGAGACGAAGCTCGACGACAAGGCCCGGGCGGAGATGCTCGAGATCGTCGCGCGCTACCCGGAGGCCCGCTCGGCGCTGCTGCCGATGCTGCACCTGGTGCAGTCGTACGAGGGCTACGTGACGCCGGCGGGCATCGAGCTGTGTGCCGAGGTCCTCGGCATCACTGAAGCCGAGGTCGCCGCGGTCGCCACCTTCTACACGATGTACAAGCGCCGCCCGGTCGGCGAGTACCACGTGGGCGTGTGCACCAACACGCTGTGTGCGGTCATGGGCGGCGACGCCATCTGGGACGAGGTGTCCGAGCACCTCGGCGTCGGGCACGACGAGACCACCGACGACGGCCAGGTGTCACTGGAGCGCGTCGAGTGCAACGCGGCCTGCGACTACGCGCCGGTCGTGATGGTCAACTGGGAGTTCGTCGACAACCAGACCCCGCAGTCCGCGCGTGAGCTGGTCGACAGGCTGCGTGCCGGTGAGGTCGTGGAGTCGACCCGTGGCCCGCGCATCTGCTCGTGGAAGCAGGCCGAGCGGGTGCTCGCCGGCTTCCCCGACGGCCTGGCCACCGACGGCGTCGCCGCCGGGCCGGCGTCGCTGACGGGTCTGGAGCTGGCGCACGAGCACGGCTGGACCGCTCCCGAGGGCGGCCAGCGCGAGATCGGAGGCAGCGGCAAATGA
- a CDS encoding isochorismate synthase — MVVRTIEVGDPGPLLKLLPEDGAPMAWIRRGEGVVGWGEAARFDTVGANRFGAADRWWRRMVATAVVRDEVRLPGTGPVAFGSFAFEDVPGESSLVLPEMVVGHRAGRWWVTTVSVSGNLPGLPDLPAVSAPRRPHDITYSDGTRSGAEWETIVAEAVRRITAGDLEKVVLARDLIAEGADPIDRRWPVQRLAERYPRCWTFSVDGLIGATPELLVRRERGLVTSRILAGTIRRTGDDARDLALAASLARSSKDLEEHEYAVRSVAEALTPFCSSMNVPETPFVLHLPNVMHLATDLAGVTDDAASSLALAAALHPSAAVGGTPTDAARELIREIEGLDRARYAGPVGWMDGEGDGEWGIALRCAELDPHNPARLRLFAGCGIVAGSDPAAELAESAAKLVPMRDALSV, encoded by the coding sequence ATGGTCGTGCGCACCATCGAGGTCGGCGATCCCGGGCCGTTGCTGAAGCTGCTGCCTGAAGACGGCGCACCCATGGCCTGGATCCGGCGCGGCGAGGGCGTCGTCGGCTGGGGCGAGGCGGCCCGCTTCGACACCGTCGGGGCCAACCGGTTCGGTGCCGCCGACCGCTGGTGGCGGCGCATGGTCGCCACCGCGGTGGTCCGCGACGAGGTACGGCTTCCCGGCACCGGCCCGGTGGCGTTCGGCTCGTTCGCCTTCGAGGACGTGCCGGGTGAGTCGTCGCTGGTGCTGCCGGAGATGGTCGTCGGGCACCGCGCCGGGCGCTGGTGGGTGACCACCGTGAGCGTGTCGGGCAACCTGCCCGGCCTGCCCGACCTGCCCGCGGTGAGCGCGCCCCGGCGCCCCCACGACATCACCTACTCCGACGGCACACGCAGCGGTGCGGAGTGGGAGACCATCGTCGCCGAGGCGGTGCGGCGCATCACCGCCGGGGACCTGGAGAAGGTCGTGCTGGCCCGCGACCTGATCGCCGAAGGCGCGGATCCGATCGACCGGCGCTGGCCGGTCCAGCGGCTGGCCGAGCGCTACCCGCGCTGCTGGACGTTCAGCGTCGACGGCCTCATCGGCGCCACGCCGGAGTTGCTGGTGCGGCGCGAACGCGGCCTGGTCACGTCGCGCATCCTGGCCGGCACCATCCGCCGGACCGGCGACGACGCCCGCGACCTCGCCCTGGCGGCGTCGCTGGCCCGCTCCAGCAAGGACCTCGAGGAGCACGAATACGCCGTCCGCTCCGTCGCCGAGGCGCTGACGCCGTTCTGTTCCAGCATGAACGTGCCGGAGACGCCGTTCGTGCTGCACCTGCCCAATGTCATGCACCTGGCCACCGACCTGGCCGGCGTCACCGACGACGCCGCCTCGTCGCTGGCACTGGCGGCCGCACTGCACCCGTCGGCCGCCGTCGGCGGCACCCCCACCGACGCCGCCCGGGAACTCATCCGCGAGATCGAAGGGCTGGACCGGGCGCGTTACGCGGGCCCGGTCGGCTGGATGGACGGCGAGGGCGACGGCGAGTGGGGCATCGCCCTGCGCTGCGCGGAGCTCGACCCCCACAACCCCGCCCGGCTGCGGCTGTTCGCCGGCTGCGGCATCGTCGCCGGCTCGGACCCCGCCGCCGAGCTGGCCGAGAGCGCCGCGAAACTCGTCCCCATGCGCGACGCCCTGTCCGTCTGA
- a CDS encoding demethylmenaquinone methyltransferase, translated as MTRASLDKQPHEVAAMFDDVAERYDLTNDVLSLGQDRAWRREVVRAIGAKPGERVLDLAAGTGTSSAPFRDRGAHVVPCDFSLGMLRTGKRTHPALPFVAGDATRLPFADDAFDAVTMSFGLRNVHDTETALGEMLRVTRPGGRVVVCEFSHPTWAPFRTVYVEYLMRALPAVARRVSSSPDAYVYLAESIRDWPDQRGLAARMHRAGWSQVRWRDLSGGVVALHHAVRP; from the coding sequence GTGACCCGCGCCTCCCTGGACAAGCAGCCGCACGAGGTCGCGGCGATGTTCGACGACGTCGCCGAGCGCTACGACCTGACCAACGACGTCCTCTCGCTGGGGCAGGACCGCGCCTGGCGCCGGGAGGTGGTCCGTGCCATCGGCGCGAAGCCGGGCGAACGGGTGCTCGATCTCGCCGCCGGCACGGGCACCTCCAGCGCTCCGTTCCGCGACCGTGGCGCCCACGTCGTCCCGTGCGACTTCTCGCTGGGCATGCTGCGGACCGGTAAGCGCACCCATCCGGCGCTGCCGTTCGTGGCCGGCGACGCAACCCGGCTTCCGTTCGCCGACGATGCCTTCGACGCCGTCACCATGTCGTTCGGGCTGCGCAACGTCCACGACACCGAGACGGCGCTGGGCGAGATGCTGCGGGTCACCCGGCCCGGGGGCCGCGTCGTCGTCTGCGAGTTCAGCCACCCGACGTGGGCGCCGTTCCGCACCGTCTACGTCGAATACCTGATGCGGGCGCTGCCGGCGGTGGCCCGGCGGGTGTCGAGCAGCCCGGACGCCTATGTCTACCTCGCCGAGTCCATCCGGGACTGGCCCGACCAGCGCGGCCTGGCCGCCCGGATGCACCGCGCCGGCTGGTCCCAGGTGCGCTGGCGCGACCTCAGCGGCGGCGTCGTGGCACTGCACCACGCGGTGCGGCCCTGA
- a CDS encoding geranylgeranyl reductase family protein — protein MSQRSGRVRPGAPSRTAGEADVIVVGAGPAGSTTAYYLARAGLDVLLLEKASFPRDKVCGDGLTPRAVRQLVRMGIDTSAPGWIRNRGLRIIGGGMRLHLPWPELASYPDYGLVRTRTDFDELLARHAAGAGARLHERTNVTGPVLDERTGDIIGVVAKPLDERGRAAGEAVTYRAPLVVAADGTSSRISTAMGIHKRDDRPMAVAVRTYYKTPRHDDDWMESWLELWADNPNGGRDLLPGYGWIFGAGNGTSNVGLGITNTSKAFGRVDYKDMLRRWAAQTPPEWGFTEENQVGDIRSAALPMGFNRQPHYSRGLLLVGDAGGMVNPFNGEGIDYAMEAANLAATVIADALSRDAAGRERALQSYPAALKHEHGGYFTLGRIFVRLIGDPRIMRIARNHGLPRPRLMKFTLKLLANLTDHRDGDAYDRVINALTRLAPAA, from the coding sequence ATGAGCCAGCGCAGTGGTCGCGTGCGACCGGGCGCCCCGAGCCGGACCGCCGGCGAGGCCGACGTCATCGTCGTCGGCGCCGGGCCGGCCGGTTCCACCACGGCTTACTACCTCGCCCGCGCCGGTCTCGACGTCCTGTTGCTGGAGAAGGCGTCCTTCCCGCGCGACAAGGTGTGTGGCGACGGCCTGACCCCCCGGGCGGTTCGGCAGCTGGTCCGCATGGGCATCGACACCAGTGCGCCTGGCTGGATCCGCAACAGGGGCCTGCGCATCATCGGCGGCGGCATGCGCCTGCACCTGCCGTGGCCGGAGCTGGCCAGCTACCCGGACTACGGGCTGGTGCGCACCCGCACCGACTTCGACGAACTGCTGGCCCGGCATGCCGCCGGCGCCGGGGCCCGCCTGCACGAGCGCACCAACGTCACCGGCCCGGTGCTCGACGAGCGCACCGGCGACATCATCGGTGTCGTCGCGAAGCCGCTGGACGAGCGCGGCCGCGCGGCCGGCGAGGCCGTCACGTACCGCGCGCCGCTGGTGGTGGCCGCGGACGGAACGTCGTCGCGGATCTCCACCGCCATGGGCATTCACAAGCGCGACGACCGGCCGATGGCCGTCGCCGTCCGCACCTACTACAAGACGCCGCGGCACGACGACGACTGGATGGAGTCGTGGCTGGAGCTGTGGGCCGACAACCCGAACGGTGGCCGGGATCTGCTCCCCGGCTACGGCTGGATCTTCGGCGCCGGCAACGGCACCAGCAACGTCGGCCTCGGCATCACCAACACCTCCAAGGCGTTCGGGCGCGTCGACTACAAGGACATGCTGCGCCGCTGGGCGGCGCAGACGCCGCCGGAGTGGGGCTTCACCGAGGAGAACCAGGTCGGTGACATCCGCAGCGCGGCGTTGCCGATGGGATTCAACCGGCAGCCCCACTACAGTCGGGGCCTGCTCCTGGTCGGCGACGCCGGCGGGATGGTCAATCCCTTCAACGGCGAAGGCATCGACTACGCGATGGAGGCCGCCAACCTGGCTGCCACCGTCATCGCCGATGCGCTGTCCCGGGATGCCGCCGGGCGGGAGCGGGCGCTGCAGAGCTATCCTGCCGCGCTGAAGCATGAACACGGTGGCTACTTCACCCTCGGCCGCATCTTCGTCAGATTGATCGGTGATCCGCGGATCATGAGAATCGCCCGGAACCACGGCCTGCCCCGGCCGCGGCTGATGAAGTTCACGCTGAAGCTGCTGGCCAACCTGACCGACCACCGCGATGGTGACGCCTACGACCGCGTCATCAACGCCCTGACCCGACTGGCCCCGGCCGCATGA
- a CDS encoding NADH-quinone oxidoreductase subunit D: MSNFQDVTFTPAADDAADPYAGVRETTEGPVYTVTGQDWDDVVGAAAAGEERIVVNMGPQHPSTHGVLRLILELDGETVTEARCGIGYLHTGIEKNMEYRTWTQGVTFVTRMDYLSPFFNEAAYVLGVEKLLGITDDIPERANVIRVMMMELNRISSHLVCIATGGMEMGALTVMTNGFRERERTLDLFELISGLRMNSAYIRPGGVAQDLPPGAVESVREYLRWMWDHIGEYEAFCNENPIFKGRTVGNGYLDLAGCMALGISGPVLRSTGLPWDLRKSQPYCGYENYEFEVPTWDTCDSYGRFRIRVEEMKESLKIVEQCLDRLEPGPVMVGDKKIAWPAQLAIGSDGMGNSLDHIRHIMGESMEALIHHFKLVTEGFRVPAGEVYMPIESPRGELGAHVVSDGGTRPWRTHFRDPSFNNLQAVPAMCEGSMVADVIVAVASIDPVMGGCDR; this comes from the coding sequence ATGAGCAACTTCCAGGACGTGACCTTCACCCCTGCTGCGGACGACGCTGCTGATCCTTATGCCGGGGTCCGCGAGACCACCGAGGGCCCGGTCTACACCGTCACCGGGCAGGACTGGGACGACGTCGTCGGCGCCGCGGCGGCCGGCGAGGAACGCATCGTCGTCAACATGGGCCCGCAGCACCCGTCCACGCACGGCGTGCTCCGGCTGATCCTCGAGCTCGACGGCGAGACCGTCACCGAGGCCCGGTGCGGCATCGGCTACCTGCACACCGGCATCGAGAAGAACATGGAGTACCGGACGTGGACCCAGGGGGTCACGTTCGTGACCCGCATGGACTACCTGTCCCCGTTCTTCAACGAGGCCGCCTACGTGCTGGGTGTCGAGAAGCTGCTCGGCATCACCGACGACATCCCGGAGCGGGCCAACGTCATCCGGGTCATGATGATGGAGCTCAACCGCATCTCCTCGCACCTGGTGTGCATCGCCACCGGTGGTATGGAGATGGGCGCGCTGACGGTCATGACCAACGGCTTCCGTGAGCGCGAGCGCACGCTGGACCTGTTCGAGCTGATCAGCGGCCTGCGCATGAACTCCGCCTACATCCGTCCCGGAGGCGTCGCGCAGGACCTTCCACCGGGCGCCGTCGAGAGCGTGCGCGAGTACCTGCGCTGGATGTGGGACCACATCGGCGAGTACGAGGCGTTCTGCAACGAGAACCCGATCTTCAAGGGCCGCACTGTCGGCAACGGGTACCTCGACCTGGCCGGCTGCATGGCGCTGGGCATCAGCGGCCCGGTGCTGCGTTCCACCGGCCTGCCGTGGGACCTGCGCAAGTCGCAGCCCTACTGCGGCTACGAGAACTACGAGTTCGAGGTGCCCACGTGGGACACCTGCGACTCCTACGGCCGCTTCCGCATCCGGGTCGAGGAGATGAAGGAGTCGCTGAAGATCGTCGAGCAGTGCCTGGACCGGCTGGAACCGGGACCGGTGATGGTCGGCGACAAGAAGATCGCGTGGCCGGCTCAGCTGGCCATCGGCAGCGACGGCATGGGCAACTCCCTCGACCACATCCGGCACATCATGGGCGAGTCGATGGAGGCGCTGATCCACCACTTCAAGCTGGTCACCGAGGGCTTCCGGGTCCCGGCCGGCGAGGTGTACATGCCCATCGAGTCGCCGCGCGGCGAGCTCGGTGCCCACGTCGTGTCCGACGGAGGCACCCGGCCGTGGCGCACGCACTTCCGCGACCCGTCGTTCAACAACCTGCAGGCCGTGCCCGCCATGTGCGAGGGGTCGATGGTCGCCGATGTCATCGTCGCCGTCGCGAGCATCGACCCGGTGATGGGTGGATGTGACAGATGA
- a CDS encoding DUF1707 SHOCT-like domain-containing protein, whose translation MGGHQGRRPGDADRERFTRVLEAARAEGRIDDAELSRRFFTVRYAQSMGELDAVVDDLPGAPSGRNGRSPAALIVVGVVVLVVGLLGAAVLLAGGDSGRSASDDAAVPADDATVNMFAPGALESLMGRLQKQGATAYESITVFADRADAYTQVAPNAPQYDRYTYDGGGLGESEPYGEVSGDDLGSFFTIEEFDPAVVASIAEQADDVAGLAGRGVSHVIIDRDSVHGIVVIRAYVEGDAYGSGPMLVWDGTGQHLLDDGSDE comes from the coding sequence ATGGGGGGACACCAGGGCCGGCGACCCGGCGACGCCGACCGGGAGCGCTTCACCCGGGTGCTCGAAGCCGCCCGGGCCGAGGGCCGCATCGACGACGCCGAGCTCTCCCGGCGCTTCTTCACGGTCCGCTACGCGCAGTCCATGGGCGAGCTGGACGCCGTCGTCGACGACCTTCCAGGCGCGCCGAGCGGCCGCAACGGGCGGTCGCCGGCGGCACTGATCGTCGTGGGCGTCGTCGTCCTGGTTGTCGGTCTGCTCGGCGCCGCCGTGCTGCTGGCGGGTGGCGACAGCGGGCGGAGCGCCTCGGACGACGCCGCGGTCCCGGCCGATGACGCGACGGTGAACATGTTCGCCCCCGGCGCGCTGGAATCGCTGATGGGCCGGCTCCAGAAGCAGGGCGCGACAGCCTACGAGAGCATCACCGTCTTCGCCGACCGCGCCGATGCCTACACCCAGGTCGCGCCGAACGCGCCGCAGTACGACAGGTACACCTACGACGGCGGCGGACTCGGCGAGAGTGAGCCGTACGGCGAGGTGTCCGGCGACGACCTCGGTTCGTTCTTCACCATCGAGGAGTTCGACCCCGCCGTGGTGGCGTCGATCGCGGAGCAGGCCGACGACGTGGCCGGCCTCGCCGGGCGAGGCGTCTCGCACGTGATCATCGACCGAGACAGCGTGCACGGCATCGTCGTCATCCGGGCGTACGTCGAGGGCGACGCGTACGGCTCCGGCCCGATGCTGGTGTGGGACGGCACCGGCCAGCACCTGCTCGACGACGGGAGCGACGAGTGA
- a CDS encoding NADH-quinone oxidoreductase subunit A, with product MNSYVPVLGLIAIAAVFAVGSVAFSVVAGPKRFNRARLDSYECGIQPTPQPVGGGRFPVKYYLTAMTFIIFDIEIIFLYPWAVRFDYLGVWGFFTMLTFIFLITVPFIYEWRRGGLDWD from the coding sequence ATGAACTCCTACGTCCCGGTCCTCGGCCTGATCGCGATCGCGGCGGTCTTCGCGGTCGGTTCGGTCGCCTTCTCGGTGGTCGCCGGCCCGAAGCGGTTCAACCGGGCCCGGCTGGACTCCTACGAGTGCGGCATCCAGCCCACGCCGCAGCCCGTCGGCGGCGGCCGGTTCCCGGTCAAGTACTACCTGACCGCGATGACTTTCATCATCTTCGACATCGAGATCATCTTCCTGTACCCGTGGGCGGTGCGGTTCGACTACCTCGGTGTCTGGGGCTTCTTCACGATGCTCACCTTCATCTTCCTGATCACCGTGCCGTTCATCTACGAGTGGCGGCGCGGCGGGCTGGACTGGGACTAG
- a CDS encoding DUF1707 SHOCT-like domain-containing protein has translation MSRPDRKWRPSDADRERYATAVSQAFAEGRIDATDMESRTAQVYKATSIADLDALVEDMPAPAPPAAPPGAHAGPAGARRSPQRTSGVVAGGLVGLMAIAGFVLAGILNAGDGSGADDLAQPVVEEAPAPVDPADLPPIATEQVELFDAENLQQMIDTLAAGGVTHLHQMYLRNDSAEFQVRAATEVRAIDEFDYVAGRMMTPEPVRALGDTEVDEDVFLPLPALTADALWRVIEGSPAAAEAPGADVDFVVLRHRSTFDVVDGELVETAGFILDVYLDDTADTSYLTWDLAGETVLDLH, from the coding sequence GTGAGCCGCCCGGACCGCAAGTGGCGGCCGTCCGACGCCGACCGCGAGCGCTACGCCACCGCCGTCTCGCAGGCGTTCGCCGAGGGCCGGATCGACGCCACCGACATGGAGTCGCGCACCGCGCAGGTGTACAAGGCGACGAGCATCGCCGATCTGGACGCCCTGGTCGAGGACATGCCCGCCCCGGCGCCACCCGCCGCGCCGCCCGGTGCACATGCCGGGCCGGCTGGTGCGCGGCGCTCGCCGCAGCGCACGTCTGGGGTCGTCGCCGGCGGGCTGGTCGGTCTCATGGCGATCGCCGGCTTCGTCCTGGCCGGAATCCTGAACGCCGGCGACGGATCCGGAGCCGACGACCTCGCGCAGCCGGTGGTGGAGGAGGCGCCGGCGCCGGTGGACCCCGCCGACCTACCGCCGATCGCCACCGAGCAGGTAGAGCTGTTCGACGCCGAGAATCTCCAGCAGATGATTGACACCCTGGCCGCGGGTGGTGTCACGCATCTGCACCAGATGTACCTCCGAAACGACAGCGCCGAGTTCCAGGTGCGTGCGGCCACCGAGGTCCGCGCCATCGACGAGTTCGACTACGTCGCTGGCCGGATGATGACACCGGAGCCGGTACGCGCCCTGGGCGACACCGAAGTGGACGAGGACGTCTTCCTGCCGTTGCCGGCGCTGACCGCGGACGCGCTGTGGCGCGTCATCGAGGGCTCACCTGCCGCGGCCGAGGCGCCGGGCGCCGACGTGGACTTCGTGGTGCTCCGGCACCGGAGCACGTTCGACGTGGTCGACGGCGAGCTCGTGGAGACCGCCGGTTTCATCCTCGACGTGTACCTCGACGACACCGCGGACACCAGCTACCTCACCTGGGACCTGGCCGGCGAGACCGTCCTCGACCTGCACTGA
- a CDS encoding type II toxin-antitoxin system Phd/YefM family antitoxin translates to MTRTISHRELRNLSGEVLREVKAGEVIEVTNRGEPVAVLMPVSGSAYERLVAAGKVRLAEQGRSVDLTQLPRRRSSESTADIIADLRGDR, encoded by the coding sequence ATGACGCGAACGATCAGCCACCGCGAACTCCGAAACCTGAGCGGCGAGGTGCTCCGGGAGGTCAAAGCGGGCGAAGTGATCGAGGTGACCAATCGGGGTGAGCCCGTGGCCGTGCTGATGCCGGTGTCTGGATCCGCTTACGAGCGTCTTGTCGCGGCCGGAAAGGTCAGGCTCGCGGAGCAGGGTCGTTCCGTGGACCTCACGCAGCTGCCGCGGCGGCGCAGCAGCGAATCGACCGCGGACATCATCGCCGACCTGCGCGGCGATCGGTGA
- a CDS encoding type II toxin-antitoxin system VapC family toxin, giving the protein MIIYVDTSAAMKLVVEEDESAAAARHLETQRHDNTLVSSLLLHVELHRAASRRPEQVPRDVVADVLSTIDLVDIERSDLLTAAALPGGLRSGDAIHLAAALRLGADRVVAYDKELLSAASAAGLSVTSPV; this is encoded by the coding sequence GTGATCATCTACGTCGACACGTCGGCGGCGATGAAGCTGGTCGTGGAGGAAGACGAATCCGCGGCTGCGGCGCGCCACCTCGAAACTCAACGACACGACAACACGCTGGTGTCGTCCCTGCTCCTGCACGTCGAGCTCCATCGGGCCGCATCGCGCCGGCCCGAGCAGGTCCCTCGTGACGTTGTCGCGGACGTGCTGTCCACGATCGACCTGGTCGACATCGAACGCAGCGATCTGCTGACAGCGGCTGCCCTTCCCGGTGGGCTGCGATCAGGCGATGCGATTCATCTCGCTGCCGCGCTCCGCCTCGGAGCCGACCGCGTCGTCGCCTACGACAAGGAACTCCTCTCCGCCGCGTCAGCGGCCGGTTTGTCCGTCACCAGTCCGGTCTGA
- a CDS encoding NuoB/complex I 20 kDa subunit family protein codes for MGVEEKLPSGVLLSTMENLIGYLRKGSVWPATFGLACCAIEMMAFGGPRHDSARFGMEVFRASPRQADLMIVAGRVSQKMAPVLRQIYDQMANPKWVLSMGVCASSGGMFNNYAIVQGVDHVVPVDVYLPGCPPRPEMLIDAILKLHEQIQHTKLGAHRVAADAEAEQQALAAPATHEMKGLLR; via the coding sequence ATGGGTGTTGAAGAGAAGCTTCCGTCCGGCGTGCTGCTGAGCACGATGGAGAACCTGATCGGGTACCTGCGCAAGGGCTCGGTCTGGCCGGCGACGTTCGGGCTGGCCTGCTGCGCCATCGAGATGATGGCGTTCGGCGGTCCCCGGCACGACTCCGCCCGGTTCGGCATGGAGGTGTTCCGTGCCTCGCCGCGGCAGGCCGACCTGATGATCGTGGCCGGCCGGGTCAGCCAGAAGATGGCACCGGTGCTGCGCCAGATCTACGACCAGATGGCCAACCCGAAGTGGGTGCTGTCGATGGGCGTGTGCGCCAGCTCCGGCGGCATGTTCAACAACTACGCCATCGTGCAGGGCGTCGACCACGTCGTCCCCGTCGACGTTTACCTGCCCGGCTGCCCGCCGCGGCCGGAGATGCTCATCGACGCCATCCTCAAGCTGCACGAGCAGATCCAGCACACCAAGCTCGGTGCGCACCGGGTCGCGGCCGACGCCGAGGCCGAGCAGCAGGCGCTCGCCGCTCCGGCCACGCACGAGATGAAGGGCCTGCTGCGGTGA